A part of Gossypium hirsutum isolate 1008001.06 chromosome A07, Gossypium_hirsutum_v2.1, whole genome shotgun sequence genomic DNA contains:
- the LOC107926389 gene encoding F-box/kelch-repeat protein At3g27150 yields MAADSFLMPPCRKIRICKAKREPNLNHSDSSSGVEPQDADYPYVPQLCDELENLILARFPRSEYWKLYLLNKHFLQILKSGELFKIRRQIGFKESSIFMSASGCNSWWAFDRLFKCCRKLPELPSRDVCFIGGDKESLCAGSHLIVSGREITDGNVVWRFELETSKWIKGPFMIDPRCLFASATCGTFGFVAGGIGMGLIGTNVLNSAEKYNPETKSWESLPCMHKQRKLCSGCFMDNKFYVIGGKDENNNELTCGEAYNQDKNTWELIPDMLKDNDNQVATQQSPPLLAVVNNELYSLKTSSNELRVYIKNSNTWKKLGAVPVRADLHKGWGVAFKSLGNELLVIGFSSSISSGNDNGKGMTIYTCKPEPESKELQWRCIEGYKDRLNFFLLNCCVMVA; encoded by the coding sequence ATGGCTGCGGATAGCTTTCTTATGCCCCCATGCCGAAAGATTCGGATTTGCAAAGCGAAAAGAGAACCGAATCTGAACCATAGTGATTCTTCCTCAGGTGTAGAACCTCAGGATGCAGATTACCCTTACGTTCCTCAGCTCTGTGATGAgttagagaatttgattttggCTCGATTTCCTCGATCGGAATATTGGAAACTTTACTTATTAAACAAGCATTTCTTACAGATTTTAAAGAGTGGAGAGTTATTTAAGATTAGGAGGCAAATTGGGTTTAAAGAATCATCTATATTCATGTCAGCTAGTGGGTGCAATTCTTGGTGGGCATTTGATAGGCTATTCAAGTGTTGCAGGAAGCTCCCAGAGTTGCCATCTAGAGATGTGTGTTTTATTGGTGGAGATAAAGAGTCACTTTGTGCTGGGAGTCATTTGATTGTCTCCGGCAGGGAGATCACTGATGGCAATGTTGTGTGGAGATTTGAACTTGAAACCAGTAAATGGATCAAAGGGCCCTTCATGATCGATCCTCGATGTTTGTTCGCATCAGCCACCTGTGGTACCTTTGGTTTTGTAGCTGGTGGGATTGGGATGGGGTTAATAGGGACCAATGTGTTGAACTCGGCTGAGAAATATAATCCTGAGACAAAGTCATGGGAGAGTCTCCCATGTATGCATAAGCAGAGGAAGCTTTGCTCAGGTTGTTTCATGGACAACAAGTTTTACGTAATCGGAGGGAAAGATGAAAATAACAATGAACTCACTTGTGGGGAAGCTTATAATCAGGATAAAAACACATGGGAACTGATACCAGACATGTTGAAAGACAATGATAATCAGGTTGCAACACAGCAATCTCCGCCCCTTCTTGCGGTTGTGAACAACGAGCTTTACTCTCTCAAAACATCTTCAAATGAGTTGAGGGTTTACATTAAGAACAGCAACACATGGAAGAAATTGGGAGCAGTACCGGTTAGAGCTGATCTTCATAAAGGATGGGGAGTGGCTTTCAAGTCACTTGGCAATGAACTGTTGGTGATTGGATTCTCATCTTCCATTTCAAGTGGGAATGACAATGGCAAGGGGATGACAATCTACACTTGCAAACCGGAACCCGAGAGCAAGGAATTGCAATGGAGGTGCATTGAGGGATACAAAGACCGTCTTAACTTCTTTCTCCTAAACTGTTGTGTTATGGTAGCTTGA
- the LOC121231872 gene encoding uncharacterized protein isoform X2 — protein sequence MGFFHMYPKCKKIHLTNFSFANHLLVFVKGFVDFIFAIKESISGLQMNNNSKSELFNSGTSDSTLLAVADFTVPIRFFGVLLVTRSPKAVDCKGTDGTAKDAKNKLGECLSKDLLDSWQCILVGWLRMEEARP from the exons ATGGGGTTTTTTCATATGTATCCCAAATGCAAAAAGATTCATCTTACTAACTTCAGTTTTGCTAATCATCTTTTGGTTTTTGTTAAAGGTTTTGTAGACTTCATCTTTGCAATTAAGGAGTCTATTTCTGGTCTGCAGATGAATAATAATTCTAAGAGTGAGCTTTTCAATTCTGGTACGAGTGATTCTACTCTTCTTGCAGTGGCGGATTTCACTGTACCTATCAGGTTTTTCGGGGTTCTACTTGTTACAAGGAGTCCAAAGGCTGTTGATTGTAAG GGAACTGATGGGACTGCAAAGGATGCAAAAAATAAGCTTGGAGAGTGTCTGTCCAAGGATCTG CTTGACTCTTGGCAgtgcatattggttggatggttAAGAATGGAAGAGGCAAGACCTTAA
- the LOC121231872 gene encoding uncharacterized protein isoform X8: MFLQMNNNSKSELFNSGTSDSTLLAVADFTVPIRFFGVLLVTRSPKAVDCKKGTDGTAKDAKNKLGECLSKDLLDSWQCILVGWLRMEEARP, from the exons ATGTTTTTGCAG ATGAATAATAATTCTAAGAGTGAGCTTTTCAATTCTGGTACGAGTGATTCTACTCTTCTTGCAGTGGCGGATTTCACTGTACCTATCAGGTTTTTCGGGGTTCTACTTGTTACAAGGAGTCCAAAGGCTGTTGATTGTAAG AAGGGAACTGATGGGACTGCAAAGGATGCAAAAAATAAGCTTGGAGAGTGTCTGTCCAAGGATCTG CTTGACTCTTGGCAgtgcatattggttggatggttAAGAATGGAAGAGGCAAGACCTTAA
- the LOC121231872 gene encoding uncharacterized protein isoform X6 → MDIPDVFAGFVDFIFAIKESISGLQMNNNSKSELFNSGTSDSTLLAVADFTVPIRFFGVLLVTRSPKAVDCKKGTDGTAKDAKNKLGECLSKDLLDSWQCILVGWLRMEEARP, encoded by the exons ATGGACATTCCTGATGTTTTTGCAG GTTTTGTAGACTTCATCTTTGCAATTAAGGAGTCTATTTCTGGTCTGCAGATGAATAATAATTCTAAGAGTGAGCTTTTCAATTCTGGTACGAGTGATTCTACTCTTCTTGCAGTGGCGGATTTCACTGTACCTATCAGGTTTTTCGGGGTTCTACTTGTTACAAGGAGTCCAAAGGCTGTTGATTGTAAG AAGGGAACTGATGGGACTGCAAAGGATGCAAAAAATAAGCTTGGAGAGTGTCTGTCCAAGGATCTG CTTGACTCTTGGCAgtgcatattggttggatggttAAGAATGGAAGAGGCAAGACCTTAA
- the LOC121231872 gene encoding uncharacterized protein isoform X1, whose translation MGFFHMYPKCKKIHLTNFSFANHLLVFVKGFVDFIFAIKESISGLQMNNNSKSELFNSGTSDSTLLAVADFTVPIRFFGVLLVTRSPKAVDCKKGTDGTAKDAKNKLGECLSKDLLDSWQCILVGWLRMEEARP comes from the exons ATGGGGTTTTTTCATATGTATCCCAAATGCAAAAAGATTCATCTTACTAACTTCAGTTTTGCTAATCATCTTTTGGTTTTTGTTAAAGGTTTTGTAGACTTCATCTTTGCAATTAAGGAGTCTATTTCTGGTCTGCAGATGAATAATAATTCTAAGAGTGAGCTTTTCAATTCTGGTACGAGTGATTCTACTCTTCTTGCAGTGGCGGATTTCACTGTACCTATCAGGTTTTTCGGGGTTCTACTTGTTACAAGGAGTCCAAAGGCTGTTGATTGTAAG AAGGGAACTGATGGGACTGCAAAGGATGCAAAAAATAAGCTTGGAGAGTGTCTGTCCAAGGATCTG CTTGACTCTTGGCAgtgcatattggttggatggttAAGAATGGAAGAGGCAAGACCTTAA
- the LOC121231872 gene encoding uncharacterized protein isoform X4 has product MGFFHMYPKCKKIHLTNFSFANHLLVFVKGFVDFIFAIKESISGLQMNNNSKSELFNSGTSDSTLLAVADFTVPIRFFGVLLVTRSPKAVDCKKGTDGTAKDAKNKLGECLSKDLE; this is encoded by the exons ATGGGGTTTTTTCATATGTATCCCAAATGCAAAAAGATTCATCTTACTAACTTCAGTTTTGCTAATCATCTTTTGGTTTTTGTTAAAGGTTTTGTAGACTTCATCTTTGCAATTAAGGAGTCTATTTCTGGTCTGCAGATGAATAATAATTCTAAGAGTGAGCTTTTCAATTCTGGTACGAGTGATTCTACTCTTCTTGCAGTGGCGGATTTCACTGTACCTATCAGGTTTTTCGGGGTTCTACTTGTTACAAGGAGTCCAAAGGCTGTTGATTGTAAG AAGGGAACTGATGGGACTGCAAAGGATGCAAAAAATAAGCTTGGAGAGTGTCTGTCCAAGGATCTG GAATAA
- the LOC121231872 gene encoding uncharacterized protein isoform X5, with amino-acid sequence MGFFHMYPKCKKIHLTNFSFANHLLVFVKGFVDFIFAIKESISGLQMNNNSKSELFNSGTSDSTLLAVADFTVPIRFFGVLLVTRSPKAVDCKGTDGTAKDAKNKLGECLSKDLE; translated from the exons ATGGGGTTTTTTCATATGTATCCCAAATGCAAAAAGATTCATCTTACTAACTTCAGTTTTGCTAATCATCTTTTGGTTTTTGTTAAAGGTTTTGTAGACTTCATCTTTGCAATTAAGGAGTCTATTTCTGGTCTGCAGATGAATAATAATTCTAAGAGTGAGCTTTTCAATTCTGGTACGAGTGATTCTACTCTTCTTGCAGTGGCGGATTTCACTGTACCTATCAGGTTTTTCGGGGTTCTACTTGTTACAAGGAGTCCAAAGGCTGTTGATTGTAAG GGAACTGATGGGACTGCAAAGGATGCAAAAAATAAGCTTGGAGAGTGTCTGTCCAAGGATCTG GAATAA
- the LOC121231872 gene encoding uncharacterized protein isoform X3, whose amino-acid sequence MGFFHMYPKCKKIHLTNFSFANHLLVFVKGFVDFIFAIKESISGLQMNNNSKSELFNSGTSDSTLLAVADFTVPIRFFGVLLVTRSPKAVDCKKGTDGTAKDAKNKLGECLSKDLVSTHE is encoded by the exons ATGGGGTTTTTTCATATGTATCCCAAATGCAAAAAGATTCATCTTACTAACTTCAGTTTTGCTAATCATCTTTTGGTTTTTGTTAAAGGTTTTGTAGACTTCATCTTTGCAATTAAGGAGTCTATTTCTGGTCTGCAGATGAATAATAATTCTAAGAGTGAGCTTTTCAATTCTGGTACGAGTGATTCTACTCTTCTTGCAGTGGCGGATTTCACTGTACCTATCAGGTTTTTCGGGGTTCTACTTGTTACAAGGAGTCCAAAGGCTGTTGATTGTAAG AAGGGAACTGATGGGACTGCAAAGGATGCAAAAAATAAGCTTGGAGAGTGTCTGTCCAAGGATCTG GTCTCGACTCATGAATAG
- the LOC121231872 gene encoding uncharacterized protein isoform X7 produces MGFFHMYPKCKKIHLTNFSFANHLLVFVKGFVDFIFAIKESISGLQMNNNSKSELFNSGTSDSTLLAVADFTVPIRFFGVLLVTRSPKAVDCKIATIAVYHFQHYEFLE; encoded by the exons ATGGGGTTTTTTCATATGTATCCCAAATGCAAAAAGATTCATCTTACTAACTTCAGTTTTGCTAATCATCTTTTGGTTTTTGTTAAAGGTTTTGTAGACTTCATCTTTGCAATTAAGGAGTCTATTTCTGGTCTGCAGATGAATAATAATTCTAAGAGTGAGCTTTTCAATTCTGGTACGAGTGATTCTACTCTTCTTGCAGTGGCGGATTTCACTGTACCTATCAGGTTTTTCGGGGTTCTACTTGTTACAAGGAGTCCAAAGGCTGTTGATTGTAAG ATTGCAACTATTGCAGTCTATCATTTTcagcattatgaatttttggagTAA
- the LOC107926481 gene encoding SWI/SNF complex component SNF12 homolog translates to MSMNGNNPPKNLGASSSPFGNAGMVPPPMPGNPAFSQAQLSAGFQAQYQLSQAQALAQAQSKAQAQAHAQLQAQLQAQGLSLNQAQNAGFGTLGSSSPSMSTSGSASAKRILQRPPMRPPGVPMMNTMSPLRTMELTAAARRKKQKLPEKQLQDRVAAILPESALYTQLLEFEARVDAALARKKVDIQEALKNPPCVQKTLRIYVFNTFANQIKTIPQKPNAEPPTWTLKIIGRILEDGVDPDQPGFVQRTNPLYPKFSSFFKRVTISLDQKLYPDNHIIIWEHARSPTPNEGFEVKRKGDKEFTVNIRLEMNYVPEKFKLSSALMEVLGIEVDTRPRIIAAIWHYVKARKLQSPNDPTSFNCDAQLHKVFGEEKVKFTMVPLKISQHLSRPPPIHLEHKVKLSGNSPVGNVCYDVLVDLPFPIQRELSALLSNAEKSKEIETCDEAICAAIRKIHEHRRRRAFFLGFSQSPVEFINALIESQSLDVKLVAGEASRSSEKERRSDFFNQPWVEDAVVRYLNRKPAAGSDAPGSI, encoded by the exons ATGTCTATGAATGGCAATAATCCCCCGAAGAACCTTGGGGCATCTTCGTCGCCCTTTGGTAATGCGGGGATGGTGCCTCCTCCTATGCCTGGAAACCCTGCATTTTCACAAGCTCAACTCAGCGCTGGTTTTCAAGCTCAGTATCAGCTATCCCAAGCTCAAGCACTTGCTCAGGCTCAGTCGAAAGCTCAAGCTCAAGCTCATGCCCAACTCCAAGCACAGTTACAAGCTCAAGGTTTGTCCCTTAACCAGGCTCAGAATGCTGGCTTTGGGACATTAGGTTCGTCTTCACCCTCCATGTCTACTTCTGGCAGTGCAAGTGCAAAGAGAATCCTTCAAAGGCCCCCCATGCGCCCTCCTGGTGTTCCTATGATGAACACAATGTCACCTTTGAGAACAATGGAACTTACAGCCGCTGCACGTAGAAAGAAGCAGAAGCTTCCTGAGAAACAACTACAGGATAGAGTGGCAGCAATTCTTCCTGAATCTGCTTTGTATACCCAGCTTCTTGAGTTTGAGGCACGTGTTGATGCTGCATTAGCTAGGAAAAAAGTTGACATCCAGGAAGCACTTAAGAACCCACCTTGTGTTCAGAAAACTCTTCGAATATATGTTTTCAACACATTTGCTAATCAGATTAAGACAATTCCGCAGAAGCCTAATGCAGAGCCTCCTACATGGACCCTTAAGATTATTGGGAGAATCCTGGAAGATGGAGTAGATCCAGATCAACCTGGATTTGTTCAAAGAACAAACCCTTTATACCCGaagttttcatctttcttcaaGAGAGTGACAATTTCATTGGACCAAAAACTATATCCAGATAATCATATCATTATATGGGAGCATGCTCGATCACCGACACCTAATGAAGGTTTTGAGGTGAAGAGAAAAGGGGATAAGGAGTTCACTGTGAACATACGGCTGGAAATGAATTATGTACCTGAGAAATTTAAGCTTTCTTCTGCTTTAATGGAAGTCCTTGGTATTGAAGTTGATACGCGCCCCAGAATTATTGCTGCAATTTGGCATTATGTGAAGGCTAGAAAACTTCAGAGCCCAAATGATCCGACTTCCTTTAATTGTGACGCACAACTTCATAAAGTTTTTGGggaagaaaaagtaaaatttacCATGGTTCCACTGAAGATATCACAGCATTTGTCTCGACCACCACCCATACATTTGGAGCATAAGGTCAAGCTTTCGGGGAATAGTCCTGTTGGGAATGTATGCTATGATGTCTTAGTTGATTTGCCCTTCCCCATACAGAGGGAATTGTCTGCTCTTTTGTCAAATGCAGAGAAGAGCAAAGAGATCGAGACCTGTGATGAAGCAATATGTGCTGCCATAAGGAAAATTCATGAGCACCGTAGAAGGCGTGCCTTCTTTCTAGGTTTCAGTCAATCACCAGTGGAGTTTATTAATGCTTTAATTGAGTCTCAGAGCCTGGATGTGAAACTGGTAGCTGGGGAAGCTAGTCGAAGTTCTGAAAAAGAGCGACGATCAGATTTTTTTAACCAACCATG GGTTGAAGATGCTGTTGTCCGTTATTTGAATCGCAAGCCAGCTGCCGGAAGTGATGCACCAGGAAGCATATGA
- the LOC107926483 gene encoding sulfite oxidase isoform X1, with the protein MPGLSGPSDYSQEPSRHPCLHINAKEPFNAEPPRSALVSSYVTPVELFFKRNHGPIPLVDDIERYCVDISGLIETPKKLYFRDIRMLPKYNVTATLQCAGNRRTAMSITRKVKGVGWDVSAIGNAVWGGAKLADILELIGVPKLTSCTQSGGKHIEFVSVDKCEEENGGPYKASIPLSQATNPEADVLLAYEMNGEPLNRDHGYPLRVIVPGVIGARSVKWLDSINIIAEECQGFFMQKDYKMFPPSVDWGNINWNTRKPQMDFPVQSVICSLEDMQSIKPGMVRSLCIHGFIKVRISGYAVSGGGCGIERVDVSIDGGKTWMEATRFQKTGIPYIADGISNDKWAWVLFELTVDIPQSTEIIAKAVDSAANVQPEKVQDIWNLRGILNTSWHRVHVRIGHSNM; encoded by the exons ATGCCAGGATTAAGTGGTCCTTCTGATTATTCACAAGAACCGTCCCGCCATCCTTGTCTTCATATCAACGCCAAG GAGCCTTTTAATGCTGAGCCACCGCGTTCGGCTTTAGTTTCCTCTTATGTGACTCCGGTGGAGTTGTTTTTCAAGAGAAATCATGGACCAATCCCTCTAGTTGATGACATAGAGAG ATATTGTGTCGATATAAGCGGTTTAATTGAAACTCCGAAAAAGCTTTATTTCAGAGATATCAG GATGCTACCAAAATACAATGTCACTGCCACTTTACAG tGTGCAGGTAATAGGAGGACTGCCATGAGCATTACCAGAAAAGTGAAAGGAGTTGGCTGGGATGTTTCGGCTATTGGAAACG CTGTCTGGGGTGGTGCCAAATTGGCTGATATTCTTGAACTTATTGGGGTTCCGAAGTTGACAAGTTGCACTCAGAGTGGAGGAAAACACATTGAATTTGTGAGCGTTGATAAGTGTGAG gAGGAAAACGGAGGTCCATACAAGGCATCGATTCCACTTAGTCAGGCCACAAACCCTGAAGCAGATGTTTTACTTGCATATGAGATGAATGGAGAA cctcTCAACAGGGATCATGGTTACCCGTTGAGAGTAATTGTACCAGGTGTTATAGGTGCTCGTTCCGTCAAGTGGCTGGATTCTATCAATATAATAGCAGAAGAATGCCAG GGATTTTTCATGCAAAAGGACTACAAGATGTTTCCACCATCGGTGGATTGGGGTAACATCAATTGGAATACCAGGAAGCCACAAATGGATTTTCCAGTTCAG TCCGTGATTTGTTCTTTGGAAGATATGCAGTCGATAAAACCGGGAATGGTTCGTTCTCTTTGCATTCATGGCTTTATAAAG GTAAGAATTAGTGGATATGCAGTATCAGGAGGTGGCTGTGGAATTGAACGCGTAGATGTATCTATTGATGGCGGAAAAACATGGATGGAAGCCACTAGGTTTCAGAAAACTGGTATCCCTTACATAGCAGATGGCATAAGCAATGACAAATGGGCATGGGTGCTTTTTGAGCTAACAGTTGATATCCCACAGAGCACTGAGATTATTGCCAAAGCG GTAGATTCAGCTGCAAATGTGCAACCTGAAAAGGTGCAAGATATTTGGAACCTAAGAGGGATTCTTAATACTTCATGGCACAGAGTTCATGTCCGCATTGGCCACTCAAATATGTAA
- the LOC107926483 gene encoding sulfite oxidase isoform X2, giving the protein MPGLSGPSDYSQEPSRHPCLHINAKEPFNAEPPRSALVSSYVTPVELFFKRNHGPIPLVDDIERYCVDISGLIETPKKLYFRDIRMLPKYNVTATLQCAGNRRTAMSITRKVKGVGWDVSAIGNAVWGGAKLADILELIGVPKLTSCTQSGGKHIEFVSVDKCEEENGGPYKASIPLSQATNPEADVLLAYEMNGEPLNRDHGYPLRVIVPGVIGARSVKWLDSINIIAEECQGFFMQKDYKMFPPSVDWGNINWNTRKPQMDFPVQSVICSLEDMQSIKPGMVRISGYAVSGGGCGIERVDVSIDGGKTWMEATRFQKTGIPYIADGISNDKWAWVLFELTVDIPQSTEIIAKAVDSAANVQPEKVQDIWNLRGILNTSWHRVHVRIGHSNM; this is encoded by the exons ATGCCAGGATTAAGTGGTCCTTCTGATTATTCACAAGAACCGTCCCGCCATCCTTGTCTTCATATCAACGCCAAG GAGCCTTTTAATGCTGAGCCACCGCGTTCGGCTTTAGTTTCCTCTTATGTGACTCCGGTGGAGTTGTTTTTCAAGAGAAATCATGGACCAATCCCTCTAGTTGATGACATAGAGAG ATATTGTGTCGATATAAGCGGTTTAATTGAAACTCCGAAAAAGCTTTATTTCAGAGATATCAG GATGCTACCAAAATACAATGTCACTGCCACTTTACAG tGTGCAGGTAATAGGAGGACTGCCATGAGCATTACCAGAAAAGTGAAAGGAGTTGGCTGGGATGTTTCGGCTATTGGAAACG CTGTCTGGGGTGGTGCCAAATTGGCTGATATTCTTGAACTTATTGGGGTTCCGAAGTTGACAAGTTGCACTCAGAGTGGAGGAAAACACATTGAATTTGTGAGCGTTGATAAGTGTGAG gAGGAAAACGGAGGTCCATACAAGGCATCGATTCCACTTAGTCAGGCCACAAACCCTGAAGCAGATGTTTTACTTGCATATGAGATGAATGGAGAA cctcTCAACAGGGATCATGGTTACCCGTTGAGAGTAATTGTACCAGGTGTTATAGGTGCTCGTTCCGTCAAGTGGCTGGATTCTATCAATATAATAGCAGAAGAATGCCAG GGATTTTTCATGCAAAAGGACTACAAGATGTTTCCACCATCGGTGGATTGGGGTAACATCAATTGGAATACCAGGAAGCCACAAATGGATTTTCCAGTTCAG TCCGTGATTTGTTCTTTGGAAGATATGCAGTCGATAAAACCGGGAATG GTAAGAATTAGTGGATATGCAGTATCAGGAGGTGGCTGTGGAATTGAACGCGTAGATGTATCTATTGATGGCGGAAAAACATGGATGGAAGCCACTAGGTTTCAGAAAACTGGTATCCCTTACATAGCAGATGGCATAAGCAATGACAAATGGGCATGGGTGCTTTTTGAGCTAACAGTTGATATCCCACAGAGCACTGAGATTATTGCCAAAGCG GTAGATTCAGCTGCAAATGTGCAACCTGAAAAGGTGCAAGATATTTGGAACCTAAGAGGGATTCTTAATACTTCATGGCACAGAGTTCATGTCCGCATTGGCCACTCAAATATGTAA
- the LOC107937088 gene encoding uncharacterized protein → MTSSSSISIQNMQHPLLFSIFFLFFLLGFASADYLQNSDFESPPKNLTGNSSVPFVLLNENNTIPGWTFQGTVQYVTAGRIMALPDNGHAIQLGQDAKINQTFQANGDYMEYILTFTLAPGGQNCSANANITVSGPDNQGIFSFRQNYGKQAWQSCGLYLGLSGQDETVNLVFESQAVESDDNSTCWPVIDSLLVKAVENLVQGKDNLLLNGGFEFGPDFLSNSTEGILLDSASSPVQSPLSQWSVVGTIKYIDSKHFFVPHGNAAVEIVSGVSAGIHTEVTLAKGSAYNLEFTLGDANNACEGDFIVEVRAGSVAQNFTIRSDGTGSAEKSSIKFVVDSNATTPISFSSFTTSQTKDGIFCGPVVDDVVLLSLSSNSLRIVINPNILISLLLLIVILW, encoded by the exons ATGACTTCCTCTTCTTCTATCTCAATCCAAAACATGCAGCACCCTctattattttccattttcttcctctttttcctCCTTGGATTTGCATCTGCAG ATTATCTTCAGAATTCCGACTTTGAGTCGCCACCAAAGAACTTGACCGGAAACAGCAGTGTCCCGTTTGTGTTGCTGAATGAAAACAACACGATCCCAGGATGGACATTCCAAGGGACAGTTCAGTATGTAACAGCTGGTCGAATCATGGCGTTGCCAGATAATGGACATGCCATACAATTGGGTCAAGATGCCAAAATCAACCAGACTTTCCAAGCCAACGGCGATTACATGGAATATATACTTACATTTACTTTAGCTCCAGGTGGTCAGAATTGTTCAGCCAATGCTAATATAACAGTGTCAGGACCAGACAACCAGGGAATCTTCTCTTTCAGGCAGAATTATGGGAAGCAAGCATGGCAGAGCTGTGGCCTGTACCTAGGCCTTAGCGGTCAGGACGAAACTGTTAACCTCGTCTTTGAAAGCCAAGCAGTTGAATCCGATGATAATTCCACATGTTGGCCGGTCATCGACTCATTACTTGTCAAAGCAGTAGAAAATCTGGTTCAAGGCAAAG ATAACCTACTGCTGAATGGAGGATTCGAATTTGGCCCAGATTTCTTAAGTAACTCCACCGAAGGGATTCTACTTGATTCCGCATCAAGTCCAGTTCAATCGCCATTAAGTCAATGGTCTGTGGTTGGGACAATCAAATATATAGACTCCAAGCACTTTTTTGTGCCCCATGGCAATGCTGCAGTGGAGATTGTATCAGGTGTTTCAGCTGGCATACATACCGAAGTAACACTTGCAAAAGGTTCTGCATATAATCTGGAGTTCACACTAGGAGATGCTAACAATGCCTGTGAAGGAGATTTTATCGTAGAAGTTCGAGCCGGATCAGTAGCTCAGAATTTTACAATAAGAAGTGATGGGACAGGATCAGCAGAGAAATCTTCAATCAAGTTCGTGGTAGATTCAAATGCTACAACTCcaatcagtttttcaagcttcACAACAAGTCAGACAAAAGACGGTATTTTTTGCGGTCCAGTGGTTGACGATGTAGTCTTGCTCTCGCTCTCTTCCAATAGCCTGAGAATCGTAATCAACCCCAACATTTTGATTTCTCTGTTATTGCTCATAGTGATTCTATGGTAA